One Rhodobacter sp. CZR27 DNA segment encodes these proteins:
- a CDS encoding sensor histidine kinase: MRSVPFTTLRLGAGLFALCGMVIWAAWSWRDALSGFEEQGVGNARLISLYAERLVQTQIILQQATLRDLKVAPQGHVSSRDFRNFLTAIGSAQEASAGLAVYSNSGQLLAASETFPEGFRFPHESFRAARAAGTRVYIDRHRTADPLNDLLFVAIPLDEAGAGGIFVSMLTLNSMRRFLIQVAPAPGEAASLLRSDGLLILRRDVTKPVVLEPHSPARQAIAEADHGAFRSVAVTDGIDRLYTYTRVGQLPLYANYGVPVASVRADWLVRVIPVWLFLGSLAVFTFVLTGRMRRALQKDIEALATRQELEATQKIAEQRAQLMQELSHRVKNNLALVLALIDRQVRRLGQVHAQDLKGRIQAIAEVHSMLFAAGGRFELDFGGLIDRLGKSPALIPPERRITVDSRIEPGICLGPDSAVPLALVAAELLTNAVKYAFPDGRPGCIRVALERVGTDEARLTIADDGVGMSKEAEARSSGLQIVAALVQQAEATLERTTGTGTSYELTFPIRGHVPLPISAGQDRRTVGAG, encoded by the coding sequence ATGAGATCGGTTCCCTTTACCACCCTGAGACTTGGCGCCGGGCTCTTCGCCCTGTGCGGGATGGTGATCTGGGCGGCCTGGTCCTGGCGCGACGCGCTGTCGGGCTTCGAAGAGCAGGGCGTCGGCAATGCGCGGCTGATCTCCCTCTATGCCGAGCGGCTGGTCCAGACCCAGATCATCCTGCAGCAGGCCACGCTCCGGGACCTGAAGGTCGCGCCTCAGGGGCACGTCAGTTCGAGGGATTTCCGCAATTTCCTCACGGCGATCGGATCGGCGCAGGAAGCCTCGGCCGGGCTTGCCGTCTATTCGAACAGTGGTCAGCTTCTCGCGGCGAGCGAGACCTTTCCGGAGGGGTTCCGCTTCCCGCACGAAAGCTTCCGCGCCGCGCGGGCGGCCGGCACGCGCGTCTATATCGACCGCCACCGCACGGCGGACCCGCTCAATGACCTGCTGTTCGTCGCGATTCCCCTCGACGAGGCCGGTGCCGGCGGCATCTTCGTGTCGATGCTGACGCTGAACTCGATGCGCCGCTTCCTGATCCAGGTCGCGCCGGCACCGGGCGAGGCGGCCTCGCTTCTGCGCTCGGATGGGCTCCTGATCCTGCGACGCGACGTGACGAAACCCGTCGTGCTGGAGCCGCACTCGCCGGCGCGGCAGGCGATCGCCGAAGCGGACCACGGCGCCTTCCGCAGCGTTGCGGTCACGGACGGGATCGACCGGCTCTACACCTACACCCGCGTGGGGCAGTTGCCGCTTTATGCCAATTACGGCGTTCCCGTCGCGTCGGTCCGGGCGGACTGGCTGGTGCGCGTCATCCCGGTCTGGCTGTTTCTCGGCTCGCTCGCGGTCTTCACCTTCGTGCTGACCGGCCGGATGCGCCGCGCACTGCAGAAGGACATCGAGGCGCTGGCCACCCGGCAGGAACTGGAAGCGACGCAGAAGATCGCCGAGCAGCGCGCGCAGCTCATGCAGGAGCTGAGCCATCGGGTGAAGAACAACCTGGCGCTGGTGCTCGCGCTGATCGACCGGCAGGTCCGGCGGCTTGGCCAGGTGCATGCGCAGGATCTCAAGGGCCGGATCCAGGCCATTGCCGAGGTCCATTCCATGCTCTTCGCCGCCGGGGGCAGATTCGAGCTGGACTTCGGCGGCCTCATCGACCGGCTGGGCAAGAGCCCGGCGCTGATTCCCCCGGAACGGCGGATCACCGTGGACAGCCGGATCGAACCGGGCATCTGCCTTGGTCCCGACAGCGCGGTGCCGCTGGCGCTGGTCGCGGCGGAGTTGCTGACCAATGCGGTCAAGTATGCCTTTCCCGACGGGCGGCCGGGGTGTATCCGCGTTGCCCTTGAACGGGTAGGCACGGACGAGGCGCGGCTCACCATCGCCGATGACGGCGTGGGAATGTCCAAGGAGGCGGAGGCCCGCAGCTCGGGCCTTCAGATCGTCGCGGCCCTCGTCCAGCAGGCCGAGGCCACCCTTGAGCGGACGACAGGCACGGGCACGAGCTATGAATTGACCTTTCCGATCCGGGGGCACGTGCCGCTGCCGATCTCGGCCGGGCAGGACCGGAGGACGGTCGGGGCGGGCTGA